The sequence CACCGTTTCGTCTACGCGGAACTCGACGACGAGATCCTGTGGAACAACTCGATGCCGGGCCTGCTGCCCGACACCGACGAAGGCATTCCTATTGCGCATTACGGCAACTCGAACATCGGCAAATTGAAGTACGTATACCGCATTGGTCTCGCGCTGCGTTACGGCCGCACGATGCAGTGTATTGCGGGCATCCACTACAACTATTCGCTGAACGAAGAAGTGTGGCGAGTGCTGCATGCGGATCAGCAATCTACCGCGAGCGCGGTCGACTATCAGTCCGAGCGCTACCTCGCGCTGATCCGCAATTTCCGCCGCACCAACTGGCTGCTGATGTATCTGTTCGGCGCATCGCCGGCGCTGGACCGACGCTTCCTGCGCGATCGCCGGCACACGCTCGAGAACTTCGACGCCGACACGTTGTACCGTCCATACGCGACCAGCCTGCGCATGAGCGACCTCGGCTATTCGAACACCACGGCGCAGGCCGAGTTGCATGCCGACTACGACACGCTGCCGGGTTACCTCGACGCGCTCGCGAAAGCCGTGAGCCAGCCGTACCCCGCGTACGAGGCGATCGGAACGCAACGCGACGGCGAGTGGGTGCAGATCAACACCAACGTGCTGCAGATTGAAAACGAGTTTTACTCGACGATTCGTCCGAAGCGCGTCACGTATCCGGGCGAGCGTCCGCTGCATGCGCTGGCCGCGCGCGGCGTGCAATACGTCGAAGTGCGCTGCATGGATATCGACCCGTTCGAGCCGACCGGTATTTCGCTCGAGACGTCGCGCTTTCTAGACGCTTACCTGCTGGTTTGTGCGCTCGAAGACAGCGCGTTACTGCCGCCGGACGCCTACGCGGAAGCGAACCAGAACTTCGGCCGCGTGACGATGGAAGGCCGCAAGCCCGGCCTCGAACTGACGCGCGACGGTCAGCCGGTCGCCATGCTCGACTGGGCTAACGAGTTGATGCTCAAGATCGACGCCGCCGCAGCAACGCTCGACGCTTTGCACGGCGGCGACGCGCATGCACGCTCGGTCGCGGTGCAACGCGCGAAGCTCGCGGATGCGTCGCTGACGCCATCGGCACGCGTGCTGCAAACCATGCGCGACAAGCAGCAGAGCTTCCTCGCGTTCGGCCTCGAACAGAGCGAAGCGCACGCCGCACATTTCCGCGCGCGTCCGCTCGATGCCGAAGAAACGAAGGTGTTCACCGACCTCGCCGCGCAGTCGCTCGCGGAGCAAACCAAGCTCGAACAGGAAGAAGTCGGTTCGTTCGATGCATTCGTCGCGGCTTATCGGGCTTACACGTTGAATCGCTTCAGCGTGTAAGCGGCGAACACTCCAGCAGTACGACGAAAAGCGGCCCAGGTGGCCGCTTTTTCTTGGTGCGCAGGTAACGTCTACGTCAAAAGCGCTTGGGCGCCGCGCGATATCGGCAAATTCTCCACGCGCTCTGACGATTCTCTGATGCAGATGAAACACCGCATCGTCAGTAAGGTCCAAACTTGCATGACGCACTCCAGCGAGGGAGGAATCAACGTGATGAGAAAAGGTCTGTTGGCTGTGTTGTGCGCAGCGGCGGCGGGGTGTTCGACACAAGGGCAGGTCAACCCGGACGTGATGCAGATCGCGACAACGCCGTTGACGTGCACGAGCAAACCTCAGTGCGACGTCTGGTGGCAACGCGCGCAAACGTGGGTGTCGGGTCACTCGAAGTACAAGATCGAAGCCGCCACCGACACCTTGATTCAAACCGCCGGCCCCGACGGCGGCAAACGCGCGCTGGCGTATCAGATCACGCGCACCGCGAACCCCGACGGCACGGCGACGATCGGCTTCGCCGCGCATTGCGATGGCGCGATGGGTTGCAAGCCGAATCCGTGGGAAGCGGGCGCCGACTTCAAGGAGTACGTGCGCGGTGTCGCGAACAGTGCGCCGCAGAGTGGGGACGATGTGAAACCGACGGCGCATCCGGATGTTTCGCAGGGACAGTCGATCCCGTCGACGAATGGCGAAGCGGTAACGCAATGAAGAGGGGTTTCGGCCTTGGCTGAAGCCGAAACCGAAGCGAAAAACGAAAACGCGCGACGAGGAGCTTGGACAAACTCCGCTTCGTCGCGCGTCTCCGCTTTCACGTGAAGGCCTGGTTCAATGGCCCAATGAAGGCCCGGCACCTTTGCGCGGCTTGGTGAACCAAACCAGCACCGCCAGCGCGAGAAAAGCCGCACAAGAAATCCGGAAGAAATCGTTCGTGGCCATCATATAAGCCTGCGCGGTCACCACCTGATTCAATTGCGCGGTAATGCTGTCGCCCGACAAACCAATGCCGGCCAGCGCATTGGTATACGCATTCGTATTGTCCGCATAGACGTTGACCGAATCGGTCAGCATCGCGTGATGGCGGATCATGTCGTTTTCCCAATACGTCGTACTGATCGCCGTGCCGATCGCGCCCGACAACGTCCGGAAAAAGTTCGACAGACCGGACGCACTCGCGAGCCGCTCATCCGACACGCTCGACAGCGTGATCGTCGTCATCGGTACGAAGAAGCACGCCACGCCGATGCCTTGCACAATGCGCGGCCAGATCACGTGATTGAACGGGACGTCGAGCGTAAAGGTGGAGTTCCAGATCGAGACGAACGCAAACACGATGAACGCGAAACTCGCCACCACGCGCAGATTCAGGCGGTGCATATTCCTGCCGATCATCGGCGATAAAAACAGCGCAAGCAGACCGACCGGCGCGGTGGCGAGTCCGGCGAGCCCGGCGGTGTAGCCCATCACCGTCTGCAGCCACAGCGGGAAAATCACCACCGAGCCGAAGAAGGCCATGAAGCCGAACGAAATGATCACCACGCCGAGCGCGAAATTGCGATCCTTGAACAGCGAGAGATCGACGACCGGCTCTTTCTCCGTCGTCTCCCACACCAGCATGAACGCGAGCGACACCACCGCGATGATCGCCAGCGTCACGATGAACGTGGAGTTGAACCAGTCGCGGTCCTTGCCGAGGTCGAGCACCATCTGCAGGCACGACACGCCGATCACCAGCAACGCGAGGCCGACCGCGTCGATGCGCTGTTTGGTGATCTTCGTCTCGCGGCCGCGCAACAGCAGGAACGCGCACACCGCCGAGAACAACCCGATCGGCACGTTGATGTAGAAGATCCACGGCCACGTGTAGTTGTCGGTGATATAGCCGCCCATCACGGGGCCGAAGATCGGCGCGCAGATCACGGTCATCGCCCATAGACCGAGCGCGAGGCCGCGCTTTTCCGGTGGATACGAGCGCATCAGAATGGTCTGCGAGAGTGGCACCATCGGTCCGGACACGAGCCCTTGCAGCAGCCGGAACGCGATCAGCGACTCGAAGTTGTGCGCGAAGCCGCACAGCGCCGACGCGATCGTGAACAGCAGCACGGACAACGTGAAAAGCCGCACTTCGCCCACGCGCCGTGCGAGCCAGCCGGTCAGCGGCACCGCGATCGCCGAAGCAACCGAATACGACGAGATCACCCAGGTGCCCTGGCTGGTCGCCACGCCGAGGCTGCCGGAAATGGTCGGCACCGCGACGTTCGCAATCGACGTGTCGAGCACTTCCATGAACGTGCCGAGCGCGAGGCCGACGGTGAGCAGGGCCAGCGTGCCGCCCTTGAGCTGCGCGGGTACGGCGGCGGGTAGGGCGGCGGCGGGAGCCGTGGCGCTCATAGGTTCTTCTCCTCAGCCGGGAAAGCTTGTCGCGGCAGCTTTATCGCACCCATCGACCGGTGTGCTTATATGCCGGATCACTCTCTGCCCAGACAGATATCCTCAGACATCGACGCCCTCAAAAGCGCCGCGTGGTTAGGGTTCGCCGCGCTCCGGCGACGATTCTTCGGGTGATGCCTGCTGCGATTCATCGTGCGCGCCCAGCCCACAGCCCGCGCTGGCGCCTTCGCCGATACCGTTCGCGATAAACCGCGCGAGCAGGTCGATCAGCGTGGTCAGGTCGGCGGCGGAAAAGCCGCGCAACTGCTCGTTCAGCACTTCCGCGCCGAGCCCCGGCAACTGCCGCGCGGCTTCGTGGCCTTGCGGCGTCAACTCCAGCTTCACCATACGGCGATCGGCGTCGCTGCGCGTGCGCACGACAAAGCCTTTCTTTTCAAGGCGATCGAGCAAACGCGTCATGGATCCGCTGTCGTAAGACATGGCGCGCGACAACTCGAATGGCGTATTCGCCCGCCCCGACGACAACATCAGCACTACGCCGATCTGCTGAGCGGTCAGCCCCAGCGGCTTGACGGCACGGTCGGTTCGCTCGACCAGCACATTGCGCGCTTTCGACAGGTAATAGCCAAGACTCGATTCGAGGTGAATCTCGTCCGCCTTGTAGGGACCTTCAGTCATCGTGTTTTCGGGACATCGTCAAGCAGATCGAATTTTAGCTGCCTAAGCAGACAAGTCAAATCTGATTTCGCGTAGAGCAAACCGTCAAAAAACAACGCTATCGTTTCGCCCGGAGCAAAGTATCTTGAAATTTAATTGCATAGTCAATATTATTATAGGCAACGAGTTACGCGCGATCCGCGCCACCCGAGACCATGTTCTGACCGATTGTCTGCACGCCGCGAACGCGCCGTGCGAAAAAGGATTTCCCCCATGCTGTACCTCAAAAACACGCTTGGCGGCTTGAGCCGCTCCCTGACCGATTCCGCGCTGAACAGCTTTCAAGGCCCGCACCGCTGGTGGAAACTGGCGCTATTCGCGGTGCTGTTCGTGCTGCCCGGCGGGTCGGTGGGCGTGGCGGTATTGGCGTGGGTCGAGCATCGGCGGGCACGCAAGGGCGGCAAGGTTGCAGCGGTGAAGCTACTCGGCGCGTCCGTCGCGTCGGCGAGTGTTGCTCATGCGGTGAGTTCCGCCGGAGCGCCGGGCTCGGCGCTTCAGCCGGGCAATCTGGTGGCTGCTGCCGGTCCGTGCCTGGCACGCGGCGACGCGCCGTGCCGCGCGGCGGCCGGCAAACAGGCCCGCCAAACCAAGTCGACGGAATCGCGCGTTTGACGCGCGGCCAGTAACAGCACGTAACCATCGCGACACCCTCAGTAACACACCTGCGCTCTTCCCCGCATTACCCTTTCAGTTTCCCGCGCTCAGGCGGGCTCATACGCTAACATTCCGGCAGACCATGATCTCGCCTGGCTAGTGGTGCCGCCGTTGCCGGCGCCACGGCGTCCTGAAGGAATCCATTGCATGCACTCTGATCGAATCTCGCGCGCGCGGACATGTGCGCCTCGCGCCCTGACTATCGCGGTAGCCGCTGCCCTCGCCAGCCTGCTCACCGCTTGTGTGGTCGGCCCCGACTACCGGCGGCCGGCGGCGGAAATTCCCGCTTCGTACAAGGAAGCGGCGCCCGGCTGGAAAGTCGCGGAGCCCGCCGATCAGCAGGATCGTGGCGCCTGGTGGACCATTTATCAGGACCCGCAACTCAACGCGCTCGAAGACAAGCTGAACGTCGCGAACCAGACCGTCGCCCAATACGCCGCCGCTTACCGGCAAGCGCGCGCGCTGGTCGGCGAGGCGAGGGCGGCGTATTTCCCGACCATCGGTGCATCGGCGGGCGCAACGCGCTCGGGCAACGGTTCGTCGTCGAGCGGCAATTCAACGACGGCAACGAGCCGCTCCGGCATCAATAACAGCTTCAATGCGCAACTCCAGGCGAGCTGGGAGCCGGATCTGTGGGGTTCGGTGACTCGCTCGGTGAATTCGCAGAAAGCCGGTCAGCAAGGCGCCGCCGCGGACCTCGCGAACGCGCGGCTGTCCGCTCAGGCGACGCTCGCGCAAACGTACTTCTCGCTGCGCGCGCTCGACTCCAGCCAGAAGCTGCTCGACGATACCGTCGCGGCCTATCAGCGCTCACTGCAACTCACGCAGAATCAGTACGCTGCCGGCGTCGCGGCGCGCTCCGACGTGATTCAGGCGCAAACGCAATTGCAATCGGCGCAGGCCGCCGCGATCGACAACGGTGTGCAGCGCGCTCAAGACGAGCACGCAATCGCCGTGCTGGTCGGCGAACCGGCCTCGACCTTCGCGATTGCGGCATCGCCGCTGACCGCCACGCCGCCCACCGTGCCCGAGCAAATGCCGTCGGCGCTGCTCGAGCGGCGGCCGGACATTGCGTCGGCGGAACGCAAGGCCGCGGCGGCGAATGAACAGATCGGCGTCGCGGTCGCCGCGTTCTTCCCGACCTTGACGCTGTCGGCCACGGGCGGCTACGAAAATTCGGTGTTCTCGCAATTGCTGACCATGCCGTCGCGCTTCTGGACGGTCGGCCCGCAACTCGCGGCAACGCTGTTCGACGCGGGTCTGCGCCAGGCGAAAACCGAAGCCGCTCGCGCGGCCTACGACCAGGACGTCGCGAGCTACCGTCAAACGGTGCTGGCCGCGTTCCAGGATGTCGAGGACAACCTCGCGTCGCAGCGCATCCTCGAACAGGAAATCGTCGTGCAACGGCAAGCGGTGGATTCGGCGCGTCAGGCGCTCGCCATCGTCACCAATGAGTACAAGGCGGGCACGGTCGGTTACGTCAACGTGCTGACCGCGCAAACCACCGCGTTCACGGCGGAGCAGAAGCTCGAAACCATCGCCGGACAGCGGATGGTGTCGTCGGTCGGTCTGGTGAAGGCGTTGGGCGGCGGCTGGGACATCGCGCAGATAAACCGCGAAACGGGCGATGTTGCGGCACCCGCGCCGTTGCCGGCGTCGTCGGCCGTGCCGGTTCCGGTTGCGCGGAGCGCGGCAACGCCGCCGGAGATGCAGGCGGCGCAGAACAAGTAGGCGTAATGCTGGACGAAGTAAAAAGGCTTGGCCGCGGAATGCGGCCAAGCCTTTTTTATCGGCGCGAGAAATACAACGAGTCCGGGCGCGAAAACAAAGCGCGTTCACTAATAAGCGGCCGCCCGCCGGCCGCTTAGCCGCCCGACATGCCAGTCAATGCGCAAACGTCAGCGCCACCGTATCCGGTCCGCTCGGCCGTCCCAGCAAATTCAGCAGCCCCGCGAGGTTATCGCGCGCTTCGGGCGCGGCGCTCGCCGTGCCATGAAACTCCGTCGATGCCGCCGACACCGTGCCGTTCCCCGACAGCATCAACGGCCCCTTGATGGTCGCCAGATCGAGCGTCGACGACGCCCCCTGCGCCTGAAACACCACCCGGTACGACCCCAGCGGCCTGACCAGCGAAACGCGTGAACTGGCATCGGTGAGCATGATCGTCATCTGACCGAACGCTTCGTGATTGAAGCGGCGCCAATCCGACCACGACAACTGCACATCGCCCTGCAAATCGAGCGTATTGAACGGCGCGCCCAGACCGCTCAGCAACGAAGCCGGCACGGCGATCGTGCCGGGCGTCACCGTGGCGGTGCGCAGGGTGGCGTCGACGGTGATCGGCTCCGGCATTGCCTCGCTGTGCCGCATGGTCATCCGCACGCGGCCGGTGAAAAGCGGCCAGAACGCCGTCTGCCATTCGATCCGTCCAGGCAGTAGGGTCGCCGTGCTCGTATCGGCGCCAGCGGCCAGCATCAGCGTGGCCGAACCGTGCCACAACGAGCCCGCCGGGTTGACGAGATTGACGTGACCGCCGGTCTGTCTGGCGAACTGCGGGGTGATCCAGGCGGCCGGCAACAGCGTGAGCATCACGGCCGCGGCCGACAACACCGCGACCAGAAGCCAGGGTAGCGCGACGCGTAGGCGCCGCATCCAGTAAGTCATGCGAGAAAATCCTGTGACGACGCCGCGATCATTTCGCGGTGGACGGCTGCAACGACGCCGTCAGATCCACTTGGCCATCGTCCTTCAACGCGGTCACATGCGCTTCGGCGACTTGCACCTTGAACTGCTTGCGCGCGTCGTCGACCCAGCTCGTCCACGCCGGAAACGACGCGTTCTTCATCTGGATCTGCACGGCATTACCGATCACCTGCACCTGTGTCGCGGCAAGACCGTGATCGGTGAGCGACGCGGCAAGCGCATCCTTCAGCGCGGCGCCGGTCGGCGCGACGCCTTGCGCGGCCGCCGACAACTGACGCGCCTCGTTCGACTGCGCGGTCATCGAAGCGAGTTGCCGTTGCAAGCTGGGCAGCGATTCCTTCAGATGCGCGCGTCCCTCCTGCGCCGGCGCCCACAGCACCGACCACGCGATCACCACCGCGAGGACACCGCTGCCCCACGCCAGGATGGTTTTTTCGCGCTCGGAGCGCTGGTCCCAGAATCCGGCCCATGTTTGAGCGAGTTCAGCTTTCATTGTCCGTTCCTGATGGTCCACTTACCGGTGTTGCTGTCGATCTCGCCAGTCAGGCCGTTGCGCGCGAGGCGCTTGGCGAAGTCCGGATCGAGTTTCACCTCGGGTTTGAAGGTCACGTCGAGGCGGCGGTCGTGATAATCGAGCGCGGCGATGCCGTTGACCGGCACCGGCGCCAGCGAGCGTGCGAGGCCGTCGGCGAGCGACAGGAAGTCGTCCGGCGACAGCTCACCCGCCGCCACGCGCAGTTGCTGCAACTGGTGCGACATCTGGTCGGGCGCGTCGAGTACGACGGTCGTCTTCGGGAAGGTGTTGAGCAATAGCTCGGTCATCTGCGTGTTGATCGCGTCGCGTTGATGCGCGAGCATCAGCCACTGCACGTTCATGCCGACAATCGCCACGACCAGCGCGCCGACCGCGAGCAGCAGCGGCAAACGCAGACGCCGCAGCGTCGCGCGGTCGAGCCGCCACGGCTGCGACGCGAACTCGAACTGGCACAGGTCGAAGCGGCATTCCAACGCACGCCGCGCCAGTTGCTCGAACGGCAGCGGACTCGCTCCGTGGATGTGCGCGGCCAGCCGCGCCGGGCTCTTTGCAGGGAGGCTGGGCTCATTGCCCGGCAGTTCGGTCAGCATGTACAGCGAGACGGGCGCCGCACCCGCGAGCGCGGCGAGTGTCGCGTTGACGGCGGTAGCCGGCACCGCCAGCCCTTCGCCTTGTACGCCGCGAGCAATGGCCAGTTCGACGCGCGGCACGCCGCTGTCGACCACGCTTTCGAGCAGCAGCGCGGGCGCGGTCTGGACCACGGCGCCGAGCACGGTCGCCACCATCGGCATGACCGACGCCACGCCGGGCGCGACCACTGGCGCGACGCCAGGCAGCGACGTCGCCACCTGGGCGGCGCCGCCCACGCCGGGCTCGCCCGCGCTGACCAGTTCGGCGACTTCGGCGGCCACCTCGGGCGAGACCGCTTGCGGCAGGCAGCGCGTGACCGGCACGGCGCGCAGGCTGCGGTGTCCGGCTGCCGAGAAGCCTTCGCAGATAAAGCGGAACCAGCCACGGTCGATGATCGCGAGCATCTGCCGGCCGCCCGCGAGCGGTTTCGGGTCGACGGCGATATGACAGGTTTGCGGGTCCTGGATCAGTTGATCCTCGACGATATTCGGCAAGGCCTGACGCAGCTTCGGACCGCGCAACGGCGGCAGCGTGGTCGGCATCATCAGCAGATCGCGGGCGGCGACCATCAGCACCGTCGACGACGCGCGCGGCAGCAGCGCGAGCGACGAGCGTCCGGCGCGCTGGGTGCGGCCTGACTTGTCGAGCAGCACGAACGGCAGCTCCGGCAGTTGCCATTCCTGCGATGGCACCGCCGGATCACGCGGCGGGAGTAGGACGATCAGCGTGCTCAAAGGCCACTCTCTCTGGGAAAGGCGTTATTCATAGTTGGTCTTGTACTCGCACGATACGCGTAGTGTGAGTCAATGGATCGCGATATACGAGGGTGGTGCGATCGACTTCCGCGCGTTCGTGCTGCACGCGGCCGTGGATCAGGAAATAGCTGGTGTTGACGTCGAGCTGATTCGGGTCGATCGAGACCTGCTGGGCGCCGGCGCCTTGCAGCGCGAGCATCACATCGCTGGCGTTATGGAAGAACACGGTTTGCCGACGTGCGACGAACGCTTGCGCGGACGACAGGCTCATGCCCGGCACGATGGCCGCGATCACTTCGGCGGAGGCGGTGTTCATGTTGACTGCCGAGACGGTCGGCAGCACGGTGACGAACGGGCGCAGGCGCGCGACGGTTTCGGGCGTGTAGCCGGGGATGTCGAGCAGCGAGTCGACGCTGGTTAATTGCAGCGGGGCTTGCGCGGAGTTGTCGTTGCTGTCTTCCATGCCGGGTTTGTCGGTGAACGTACCGCCGGTGGCGCCGCCTTGCGGTGTTGGGGTCGGTGCTGTGCCGTTGGTCGACGTGATCGTCTGGAAGCGGGTCGCCGATTGGCCCAGGCTTGCGCGGACTTGCAGGGCGGTTGCTTTGGCTAGCTGGCCGCTTATGCCTAGCGAGACCAATAGGCGCTGGTAGGAGGCGATTTGCTCCACGTTCAGTTGCATGACGCCTGGGGCCGGGCTTGAGACCAGGTTTCTCAGGTTGAACTTGGATTGGGCGTCTTCTATCGAGCCTGATAGGTAGGTTTCGGCGCCCTGGGCGGAGCGGGCTTCGCCGATCTGGCCTAAGAAATCCGATAGGCGGGTTTTGGCGATGGGGACGCCCCATAGGCCGCCCAGGTACGTTATGCCCGCTGAGGTGTCGCCTTCTGAGCGCAGGATCAAGCGTGTCCAGTCCAGCGCGCCTCGCGAGACCCATTGGGCCTGGGACAGCAGGCGCTGGTTTTCTATCCGGCGGATTTGGACTTGCTGGCGCCAGAGCATGCCGGAGACCAGGATCGCTGATAGCGCGACTACTAGCAAGGCGCTGATTATTGCTACGCCGGTTTCGTGGGTTTTTCTGGTTAGGCTGTTTTTGTTGGCCTTTCCTTGCTTTGTTAGTGGTCTATTAGCGTTCCCCCTGTGCGGGGGGGCACCTACTTTTCTTTGCTTGCCGCAAAGAAAAGTAGGCAACAGAAAGCGGCTCACACCGCTAACTCCTAAGTGGGTTCCGTGGTCCACCACCGGTAGTGGTGCATCTGGAATCAGTGTTCCCGCGCACTCCGCCCCCGTGACAAAGCCGTCATTCATCCCGTCTTGCACTGCGTGCTCGTCGGAACGGCTAACCAGGAACCCCCTCGGGTTTGTTGGCGTGTTGGGGGGGCCGTCGGCTTCGCCTTGGCGAAGCCGAGGAACAAATGGGGAGGTTTCTGCGAAATGCAGAGCCTCCCCCTCGTTTGTTGATCTCGCGTTCGGCGCGCGTAGCGCCGCCGGAGCTGATGACGGCTTTGTCACAGACGCGGAGTGTGCGGGGGCACGGATTCCAGATGAGCCACTACCGTGGCTGCGCGAGGGACCCGCTTCAGAATTAGCGGTGTGAGCCGCTTTCTTTTGCCTACTTTTCTTTGCGGCAGGCAAAGAAAAGTAGGTGCCCCCCCGCACAGGGGGAACGCCAATAGACCACCGCGAAAACAAGGAAAGGCCAACACAGCCAGAACACCGACAAAAGCAAAAACCCCGTCCAGAAGAACGAAAACCCAAAGCGCGTCGCGGAGACAAAAAACAGAACCTCATTTCACTCTCCGACGAGAAAAACGCGCGTCACTGGCCGCGCCAGCGAAGTAGCCCCAATACTGACCTCAAGCCCGGTAACCGACCGCGGCAGCGGCGCACTCCCCAACTGGGGCACCTTCAGATTGTTATCCGCCTCGGTAATCGCACTCTGCACATCCCCCATCTGGGTAGTCCAGCCAACCTTAGGCACATACAACCGCGCATTGATCGCCCCAACCCCACCCATCAGCGGCACAGCACTCCACCCATCACCTTCACCACCGCGCAACGCGCGCCGCAAATCCCCGGCATTCCCCAACGGCGGCGACGCATACCGAATCACGCGTCCATTGGAAATCCGATACCGCACCACCTGCAACCGCGGCGCCGTCCCCGGCAACATCAACTGCCGCACAACCTGCAACACATTGCCCGACACCGACACCGCCGCCTGACCCGCTTCGTCATCCGACGCGGCCTGACGCACATCGATCCGCATCTGATCGAACAACTGCGCAAACACGCGCTCGTCTTCCATCGCGTTCGTAATGGTCTGCCGGCCACGAATGATCTGGTCGAGCCCGCGCCACGACAGCACGGCAATCACCGCCAGAATCGCAATCGCGACCATCAGCTCGATCAGCGTGAAACCACGCCCGCCCGATCGGCGGCGGCGCTCAGAGCGAACGGTTCGTTTCATTCGCGACCACCGTCACCATCTGGGCAAGATTGCCGCTACCGCCAGGCGTCGTCACCATCACTTCCACCCGACGAAACACCGGGTTCGGCGTCGCCGTCACACGCTCAGTACAGATCAACTGCAAATTACCCTGCGAACAATCGAAACTCGTCGAACCGACATTCGGCCAGCCATGCGTCAGATGCAATTGCGCCAACGTGTTGTCAGCGCTCCAGCCGGCCAGCAAGCGCTTGTGCAAATCGGCCTCGCCAGTCGCAAGACTGCCCACGGCGCGCAACGAAGCCGCCAATGCCACCGCGATGATCGCCAGCGCCACCAGCACCTCGATCATCGTAAAACCGCGCTGCGCGCGGTCGACCTTCTCGTGAGCCATCCTGCTCCTGCAACGACGCATCTCAGTGCACCTCGTAGCGGCCATTGCCGGTGCCGACAATCGTCGCGCGCCCCGCCGCCGAAAACAGCGTGATCTGCACAGGCACGTCGATCGCCTCGGTGCCGAACACCACCCGGCTCGGTTGCGTATCCGAACCGGGATAGTTGATCGCCACACCCGTCACGCCGCCTTCCCAACGGCGCGGTCCGAGCAGATCGTCGCGCAGCGGACGCCAGCCGTCTTCCGTGCGCAGATCGAAACGG is a genomic window of Paraburkholderia bryophila containing:
- the gshA gene encoding glutamate--cysteine ligase yields the protein MPNTTSSRTTDAFSHRLSVLTSGPQRDALLRGLRGIEKESLRVTHQGQLTLTPHPRALGSALTHPSLTTDYSEALIELITPAEHDVALTLEKLDTLHRFVYAELDDEILWNNSMPGLLPDTDEGIPIAHYGNSNIGKLKYVYRIGLALRYGRTMQCIAGIHYNYSLNEEVWRVLHADQQSTASAVDYQSERYLALIRNFRRTNWLLMYLFGASPALDRRFLRDRRHTLENFDADTLYRPYATSLRMSDLGYSNTTAQAELHADYDTLPGYLDALAKAVSQPYPAYEAIGTQRDGEWVQINTNVLQIENEFYSTIRPKRVTYPGERPLHALAARGVQYVEVRCMDIDPFEPTGISLETSRFLDAYLLVCALEDSALLPPDAYAEANQNFGRVTMEGRKPGLELTRDGQPVAMLDWANELMLKIDAAAATLDALHGGDAHARSVAVQRAKLADASLTPSARVLQTMRDKQQSFLAFGLEQSEAHAAHFRARPLDAEETKVFTDLAAQSLAEQTKLEQEEVGSFDAFVAAYRAYTLNRFSV
- a CDS encoding DHA2 family efflux MFS transporter permease subunit, which translates into the protein MSATAPAAALPAAVPAQLKGGTLALLTVGLALGTFMEVLDTSIANVAVPTISGSLGVATSQGTWVISSYSVASAIAVPLTGWLARRVGEVRLFTLSVLLFTIASALCGFAHNFESLIAFRLLQGLVSGPMVPLSQTILMRSYPPEKRGLALGLWAMTVICAPIFGPVMGGYITDNYTWPWIFYINVPIGLFSAVCAFLLLRGRETKITKQRIDAVGLALLVIGVSCLQMVLDLGKDRDWFNSTFIVTLAIIAVVSLAFMLVWETTEKEPVVDLSLFKDRNFALGVVIISFGFMAFFGSVVIFPLWLQTVMGYTAGLAGLATAPVGLLALFLSPMIGRNMHRLNLRVVASFAFIVFAFVSIWNSTFTLDVPFNHVIWPRIVQGIGVACFFVPMTTITLSSVSDERLASASGLSNFFRTLSGAIGTAISTTYWENDMIRHHAMLTDSVNVYADNTNAYTNALAGIGLSGDSITAQLNQVVTAQAYMMATNDFFRISCAAFLALAVLVWFTKPRKGAGPSLGH
- a CDS encoding MarR family winged helix-turn-helix transcriptional regulator, which produces MTEGPYKADEIHLESSLGYYLSKARNVLVERTDRAVKPLGLTAQQIGVVLMLSSGRANTPFELSRAMSYDSGSMTRLLDRLEKKGFVVRTRSDADRRMVKLELTPQGHEAARQLPGLGAEVLNEQLRGFSAADLTTLIDLLARFIANGIGEGASAGCGLGAHDESQQASPEESSPERGEP
- a CDS encoding efflux transporter outer membrane subunit translates to MHSDRISRARTCAPRALTIAVAAALASLLTACVVGPDYRRPAAEIPASYKEAAPGWKVAEPADQQDRGAWWTIYQDPQLNALEDKLNVANQTVAQYAAAYRQARALVGEARAAYFPTIGASAGATRSGNGSSSSGNSTTATSRSGINNSFNAQLQASWEPDLWGSVTRSVNSQKAGQQGAAADLANARLSAQATLAQTYFSLRALDSSQKLLDDTVAAYQRSLQLTQNQYAAGVAARSDVIQAQTQLQSAQAAAIDNGVQRAQDEHAIAVLVGEPASTFAIAASPLTATPPTVPEQMPSALLERRPDIASAERKAAAANEQIGVAVAAFFPTLTLSATGGYENSVFSQLLTMPSRFWTVGPQLAATLFDAGLRQAKTEAARAAYDQDVASYRQTVLAAFQDVEDNLASQRILEQEIVVQRQAVDSARQALAIVTNEYKAGTVGYVNVLTAQTTAFTAEQKLETIAGQRMVSSVGLVKALGGGWDIAQINRETGDVAAPAPLPASSAVPVPVARSAATPPEMQAAQNK
- a CDS encoding type II secretion system protein N; its protein translation is MTYWMRRLRVALPWLLVAVLSAAAVMLTLLPAAWITPQFARQTGGHVNLVNPAGSLWHGSATLMLAAGADTSTATLLPGRIEWQTAFWPLFTGRVRMTMRHSEAMPEPITVDATLRTATVTPGTIAVPASLLSGLGAPFNTLDLQGDVQLSWSDWRRFNHEAFGQMTIMLTDASSRVSLVRPLGSYRVVFQAQGASSTLDLATIKGPLMLSGNGTVSAASTEFHGTASAAPEARDNLAGLLNLLGRPSGPDTVALTFAH
- a CDS encoding type II secretion system protein M codes for the protein MKAELAQTWAGFWDQRSEREKTILAWGSGVLAVVIAWSVLWAPAQEGRAHLKESLPSLQRQLASMTAQSNEARQLSAAAQGVAPTGAALKDALAASLTDHGLAATQVQVIGNAVQIQMKNASFPAWTSWVDDARKQFKVQVAEAHVTALKDDGQVDLTASLQPSTAK
- the gspL gene encoding type II secretion system protein GspL, producing the protein MSTLIVLLPPRDPAVPSQEWQLPELPFVLLDKSGRTQRAGRSSLALLPRASSTVLMVAARDLLMMPTTLPPLRGPKLRQALPNIVEDQLIQDPQTCHIAVDPKPLAGGRQMLAIIDRGWFRFICEGFSAAGHRSLRAVPVTRCLPQAVSPEVAAEVAELVSAGEPGVGGAAQVATSLPGVAPVVAPGVASVMPMVATVLGAVVQTAPALLLESVVDSGVPRVELAIARGVQGEGLAVPATAVNATLAALAGAAPVSLYMLTELPGNEPSLPAKSPARLAAHIHGASPLPFEQLARRALECRFDLCQFEFASQPWRLDRATLRRLRLPLLLAVGALVVAIVGMNVQWLMLAHQRDAINTQMTELLLNTFPKTTVVLDAPDQMSHQLQQLRVAAGELSPDDFLSLADGLARSLAPVPVNGIAALDYHDRRLDVTFKPEVKLDPDFAKRLARNGLTGEIDSNTGKWTIRNGQ